A window of Caldicoprobacter guelmensis genomic DNA:
GGCTATCACGTACGCTATTTTAAATATTGCCTCAGCAGGTGATGAGATAGTATCTGCCAGCACACTGTATGGAGGGACATACAATCTGTTTTCAGCCACTTTCAGCAAGCTGGGCATAAAGGTGATATTTGTAAATCCCGATGATCCGGAAAATTTCAGGAAGGCCATAACCGATAAAACCAAGGCCATATTTATTGAAACAATAGGGAATCCAGGCATAAATCTCATTGATATTGAGGTGGTAGCCAAAATTGCTCATGACAATGGCGTACCTCTTATCGTTGACAATACCTTTGGTACCCCTTATCTGATAAGGCCTATAGAATATGGGGCAGATGTAGTGGTACATTCAGCCACCAAGTTCATAGGCGGGCATGGTACATCCATAGGTGGAGTGATAGTTGATTCGGGGAAATTTGATTGGGAAGCCAGCGGAAGATTTCCGGGCCTCACACAGCCCGACCCAAGTTATCATGGGCTAATATATACTAAGGCTTTTGGTGCTGCGGCGTATATCATGAAAGCTAGAGCTCAACTGCTGCGGGATACAGGTGCCTGCATAAGCCCGTTTAACTCTTTTCTCCTTTTGTTGGGGCTTGAAACGCTTTCATTGAGGGTGGAGAAACATGTATCAAATACCCGCAAAATTGTGGAATTTTTGAAATCCCATCCTGCGGTTTCATGGGTCAACTATCCAAACCTTGAAGGGAATAAGTACTATCAACTGGCACAAAAATATTTCCCTAAGGGAGCGGGGTCGATATTTACCTTTGGCATAAAGGGTGATATAGAAGCCTGTAAGAGGTTTATAAATAGCCTGGAGATATTCTCGCATTTGGCCAATGTGGCTGATGCCAAATCTCTAGTGATCCATCCTGCAAGTACCACCCATGCTCAGTTATCCGAAGAGGAGCAGCGGGCTGCAGGTGTGACCCCGGACATGATCAGAGTTTCTGTAGGAATAGAGGATGTAGACGACCTCATTTATGACCTTGAACAGGCATTGAGAAAGGCAGTGAATGGCTGATTATGACTATTTCGACTAAGGGACGATATGGGGTTAAAGCCATGCTGGACCTGGCTTTAAATTGGTCGGGAACCAACGTTCCGGTAAAGAGCATTGCCGAAAGGCAGAACATTCCGGGAAAGTACCTTGAACAGGTGCTGTCTGTGCTTAAGAGAGCTGGGCTAGTAAAAAGTATACGGGGGCCTAATGGAGGATACGCGCTTGCTAGACCTCCCCATCAAATTACTTTGGGCGATATCTTGAGGGCTTTAGAAGGAGATTTGGCTCCTGTCAAATGTGTGAGGCAACGCGGCAAAAAGGAGAGATGTCCTAGAGAAGGTCAATGCATAACAAGATATGTATGGGCCAGGATAAGGGATGAGGTAAACCAGGTAGTAGATGGCATTACCTTGAAAGAGTTGGCTGACGCGTATGAAAAGGACGTGATGAATGGGTATATGTATTATATTTAATGCAAGATGTGTTTTAAAACATAAAGTGTATAGAGTATTTAAATTTTTAAGGAAGGGATGGTATTTTATGTCTAGGATTGCAAAGAGATTGACTGACCTCATAGGGAACACTCCGTTGTTGGAGTTGACCAATTACAATAAAGTTAACGGCTTAAAGGCGCGTTTGATTGCAAAGCTGGAATACTTCAATCCCGGTGGCAGCGTTAAAGACAGAATAGGCCTTGCCATGATTGAGGATGCTGAGAAAAGGGGCTTGATAGGCAAGAATTCCACCATTATTGAGCCTACTAGCGGCAATACCGGCATTGCGCTGGCGTTGGTAGCTGCAGCCAAGGGTTATAGGTTGATACTCACCATGCCGGATACCATGAGCCTTGAGCGCAGGAGCCTTCTTAAAGCGCTGGGTGCAGAACTCGTGTTAACCCCTGGTGCAGAAGGCATGAGAGGTGCAATAAGGAAGGCTGAGGAGCTGGCAGCCAGCATACCTGGATCGTTTATGCCGCAGCAATTCAAGAATCCTGCAAACCC
This region includes:
- a CDS encoding RrF2 family transcriptional regulator, translating into MTISTKGRYGVKAMLDLALNWSGTNVPVKSIAERQNIPGKYLEQVLSVLKRAGLVKSIRGPNGGYALARPPHQITLGDILRALEGDLAPVKCVRQRGKKERCPREGQCITRYVWARIRDEVNQVVDGITLKELADAYEKDVMNGYMYYI
- a CDS encoding homocysteine synthase, which encodes MNQRKLGFDTLQVHAGQIPDPVTGARAVPIYQTTSYVFKDTEHAARLFALAEEGNIYTRIMNPTTDVFEKRMAALEGGIGALAVASGSAAITYAILNIASAGDEIVSASTLYGGTYNLFSATFSKLGIKVIFVNPDDPENFRKAITDKTKAIFIETIGNPGINLIDIEVVAKIAHDNGVPLIVDNTFGTPYLIRPIEYGADVVVHSATKFIGGHGTSIGGVIVDSGKFDWEASGRFPGLTQPDPSYHGLIYTKAFGAAAYIMKARAQLLRDTGACISPFNSFLLLLGLETLSLRVEKHVSNTRKIVEFLKSHPAVSWVNYPNLEGNKYYQLAQKYFPKGAGSIFTFGIKGDIEACKRFINSLEIFSHLANVADAKSLVIHPASTTHAQLSEEEQRAAGVTPDMIRVSVGIEDVDDLIYDLEQALRKAVNG